In Macrobrachium rosenbergii isolate ZJJX-2024 chromosome 4, ASM4041242v1, whole genome shotgun sequence, one genomic interval encodes:
- the LOC136836661 gene encoding lysosome membrane protein 2-like isoform X2 → MGKICTGCVLSLGIVLLGLGILTVVFFDSAINKLIYKELVIRNGTDVFKNWKHPPITPHLRMYFFNLTNEKEFLAGSKPVLQEVGPYCYREHWEKINVKFHDNGTVSYETQKFYFFEREKSVGSENDVIVSLNIPMVAAISQWRFAARIAKLALSSMLEVLKEKPVVAHTVGELMWGYDDPLLKIAKDILPPDKRLPFDKFGFFINKNGSTDGLFNVFTGEETMKKYGIIDSFNYMKKLDYWKTKECNMLNGTDGSIFPPGVTDNTVLYMFNDNLCRSVPLTFAGDVEQYGIISKRFAPPKDVFADVDKNPENACFCVDGPPCLGGGLFNISACKFGSPTAISWPHFYQADQKYLDGVVGLKPDPKRHAFYIDISPRTGTPIRAEARLQINIAVASVPEIKPAAGLREMMFPIVWFEDAVTDMPAHLVKLLQTAENVPVVTRASMTLAFFVIGGVFVVLASISILATYFNLPVPFLNLNYKSDEKSDDKVHQINPTERNASRPELTGHDNPAVADKDEA, encoded by the exons GAGCTCGTGATTCGTAATGGAACAGATGTCTTTAAGAACTGGAAGCATCCACCCATCACGCCGCATCTACGCATGTATTTTTTCAATCTTaccaatgaaaaagaatttttagcTGGAAGTAAACCAGTCTTGCAGGAAGTTGGACCTTACTGTTACAG GGAACATTGGGAGAAGATAAACGTAAAATTCCACGACAATGGGACAGTTTCTTATGAAACtcagaagttttatttctttgaaagagaAAAGTCTGTTGGATCTGAAAACGATGTGATTGTCTCCCTCAATATTCCTATGGTG GCTGCAATATCACAGTGGAGGTTTGCTGCTCGAATAGCTAAACTTGCTCTCTCATCCATGTTGGAAGTATTGAAGGAGAAACCAGTCGTTGCACATACAGTTGGGGAGCTGATGTGGGGCTATGATGATCCTCTCCTGAAAATTGCCAAGGATATACTGCCTCCAGACAAAAGGTTGCCATTTGATAAATTTGGATTCTTCATCAAT AAAAATGGTTCAACAGATGGCTTATTTAATGTATTCACTGGAGAAGAAACAATGAAGAAATATGGCATTATAGATAGctttaattacatgaaaaaacTGGATTATTGGAAAACTAAAGAATGCAACATGCTCAATGGAACAGATGGATCCATATTTCCCCCTGGAGTCACGGACAACActgttttgtatatgtttaatgataatcTCTGCCGTTCCGTGCCTTTGACTTTTGCGGGTGATGTTGAGCAGTATGGAATCATATCAAAAAg GTTTGCCCCACCAAAAGATGTTTTTGCAGATGTTGATAAAAATCCAGAGAATGCTTGCTTCTGTGTTGATGGTCCTCCCTGCCTTGGTGGAGGATTGTTCAACATTAGTGCCTGCAAATTTG gTTCTCCAACTGCAATATCGTGGCCACACTTTTACCAGGCAGACCAGAAGTACTTGGATGGTGTTGTGGGCCTCAAGCCTGATCCAAAGCGGCATGCATTTTACATTGATATAAGCCCG cgCACTGGAACACCAATCAGGGCCGAAGCTCGTTTGCAGATTAACATTGCTGTGGCTAGTGTGCCAGAGATCAAACCAGCTGCTGGACTCAGAGAGATGATGTTTCCAATTGTCTGGTTTGAAGAT GCTGTCACAGATATGCCAGCGCATCTTGTAAAACTTCTGCAGACTGCTGAAAATGTTCCTGTT GTAACCAGAGCTAGTATGACACTAGCATTCTTTGTCATTGGAGgagtttttgttgttttagcAAGTATATCAATACTTGCAACTTACTTCAACCTTCCTGTACCTTTCCTCAACTTGAACTACAAAAGTGATGAGAAGAGCGATGATAAGGTCCATCAGATTAACCCTACAGAGAGGAATGCTTCAAGACCAGAATTAACAGGACATGATAATCCAGCAGTTGCTGACAAAGATGAAGCATGA